From Planktothrix sp. FACHB-1365, the proteins below share one genomic window:
- a CDS encoding CopG family transcriptional regulator, translating into MISSVEVSVKDLGKRKLDLISTYVEPEVKKELERWANEEERSVSWIMAKLAEKALKQKENGLNPLKDN; encoded by the coding sequence ATGATAAGTTCTGTAGAGGTTTCTGTGAAAGACTTGGGTAAACGCAAACTAGATTTAATTAGCACTTACGTTGAACCGGAAGTCAAAAAAGAGTTAGAGCGTTGGGCTAATGAAGAGGAACGCTCTGTTAGCTGGATTATGGCTAAATTGGCTGAAAAAGCATTGAAACAGAAAGAGAACGGGTTAAACCCGCTAAAGGATAACTAA